Proteins found in one Syngnathus acus chromosome 9, fSynAcu1.2, whole genome shotgun sequence genomic segment:
- the isl1 gene encoding insulin gene enhancer protein isl-1 isoform X2 has product MGDMGDPPKKKRPVSLCVGCGNQIHDQYILRVSPDLEWHAACLKCAECSQYLDESCTCFVRDGKTYCKRDYIRLYGIKCAKCNIGFSKNDFVMRARSKVYHIECFRCVACSRQLIPGDEFALREDGLFCRADHDVVERATLGHGDPLSPLHPARPLQMAEPISTRQSALRPHIHKQPEKTTRVRTVLNEKQLHTLRTCYNANPRPDALMKEQLVEMTGLSPRVIRVWFQNKRCKDKKRSILMKQLQQQQPNDKTNIQGMTGTPMVAASPERHDGGIQANPVEVQSYQPPWKVLSDFALQSDIDQPAFQQLVSFSEGGPGSNSTGSEVASMSSQLPDTPNSMVSSPIEA; this is encoded by the exons ATGGGAGACATGGGGGATCCACCGAAAA AAAAACGGCCGGTGTCTCTGTGTGTGGGCTGTGGAAACCAGATCCACGATCAGTACATCCTGCGGGTCTCCCCAGATCTGGAGTGGCACGCTGCCTGTCTCAAATGCGCCGAGTGCAGTCAGTACTTGGACGAGTCGTGCACGTGCTTCGTCAGGGACGGAAAGACATATTGTAAACGGGACTACATCAG GTTATACGGGATTAAATGCGCTAAATGCAACATCGGTTTCAGCAAGAACGACTTTGTAATGAGGGCCCGATCCAAAGTCTACCACATCGAATGTTTCCGCTGTGTGGCCTGCAGCAgacagctcatcccgggggacgAATTCGCTCTGCGCGAAGACGGCCTCTTCTGCCGGGCTGATCATGACGTGGTGGAGCGGGCCACTCTGGGACACGGAGATCCGCTCAGTCCGCTGCACCCCGCCAGACCGCTGCAAATGGCAG AGCCCATCTCCACCCGACAGTCTGCGCTCCGGCCCCACATCCACAAACAGCCAGAGAAGACTACTCGGGTTCGGACAGTACTAAACGAGAAGCAGCTACACACTTTGCGAACTTGTTATAATGCCAACCCGAGGCCCGATGCTCTGATGAAGGAGCAGCTGGTGGAGATGACCGGCCTCAGCCCGCGCGTCATCCGTGTCTGGTTCCAGAACAAGCggtgcaaagacaaaaaaaggagtATTCTGATGAAGCAACTTCAACAACAGCAGCCAAATGACAAGACG AACATCCAGGGAATGACAGGCACGCCGATGGTGGCGGCCAGTCCGGAGCGGCACGACGGCGGCATCCAAGCCAACCCTGTGGAGGTGCAGAGCTACCAGCCACCTTGGAAGGTCCTGAGCGACTTTGCTCTGCAGAGCGACATCGACCAGCCCGCCTTTCAGCAACTG GTTAGTTTTTCGGAGGGTGGACCGGGTTCAAACTCAACTGGCAGCGAGGTAGCGTCCATGTCATCTCAGCTTCCAGACACACCGAACAGCATGGTGTCAAGTCCGATTGAAGCCTGA
- the isl1 gene encoding insulin gene enhancer protein isl-1 isoform X1 — protein MGDMGDPPKKKRPVSLCVGCGNQIHDQYILRVSPDLEWHAACLKCAECSQYLDESCTCFVRDGKTYCKRDYIRLYGIKCAKCNIGFSKNDFVMRARSKVYHIECFRCVACSRQLIPGDEFALREDGLFCRADHDVVERATLGHGDPLSPLHPARPLQMAAEPISTRQSALRPHIHKQPEKTTRVRTVLNEKQLHTLRTCYNANPRPDALMKEQLVEMTGLSPRVIRVWFQNKRCKDKKRSILMKQLQQQQPNDKTNIQGMTGTPMVAASPERHDGGIQANPVEVQSYQPPWKVLSDFALQSDIDQPAFQQLVSFSEGGPGSNSTGSEVASMSSQLPDTPNSMVSSPIEA, from the exons ATGGGAGACATGGGGGATCCACCGAAAA AAAAACGGCCGGTGTCTCTGTGTGTGGGCTGTGGAAACCAGATCCACGATCAGTACATCCTGCGGGTCTCCCCAGATCTGGAGTGGCACGCTGCCTGTCTCAAATGCGCCGAGTGCAGTCAGTACTTGGACGAGTCGTGCACGTGCTTCGTCAGGGACGGAAAGACATATTGTAAACGGGACTACATCAG GTTATACGGGATTAAATGCGCTAAATGCAACATCGGTTTCAGCAAGAACGACTTTGTAATGAGGGCCCGATCCAAAGTCTACCACATCGAATGTTTCCGCTGTGTGGCCTGCAGCAgacagctcatcccgggggacgAATTCGCTCTGCGCGAAGACGGCCTCTTCTGCCGGGCTGATCATGACGTGGTGGAGCGGGCCACTCTGGGACACGGAGATCCGCTCAGTCCGCTGCACCCCGCCAGACCGCTGCAAATGGCAG CAGAGCCCATCTCCACCCGACAGTCTGCGCTCCGGCCCCACATCCACAAACAGCCAGAGAAGACTACTCGGGTTCGGACAGTACTAAACGAGAAGCAGCTACACACTTTGCGAACTTGTTATAATGCCAACCCGAGGCCCGATGCTCTGATGAAGGAGCAGCTGGTGGAGATGACCGGCCTCAGCCCGCGCGTCATCCGTGTCTGGTTCCAGAACAAGCggtgcaaagacaaaaaaaggagtATTCTGATGAAGCAACTTCAACAACAGCAGCCAAATGACAAGACG AACATCCAGGGAATGACAGGCACGCCGATGGTGGCGGCCAGTCCGGAGCGGCACGACGGCGGCATCCAAGCCAACCCTGTGGAGGTGCAGAGCTACCAGCCACCTTGGAAGGTCCTGAGCGACTTTGCTCTGCAGAGCGACATCGACCAGCCCGCCTTTCAGCAACTG GTTAGTTTTTCGGAGGGTGGACCGGGTTCAAACTCAACTGGCAGCGAGGTAGCGTCCATGTCATCTCAGCTTCCAGACACACCGAACAGCATGGTGTCAAGTCCGATTGAAGCCTGA